Proteins encoded in a region of the Rhizobium sp. CC-YZS058 genome:
- a CDS encoding ABC transporter permease: MRRWLPALLRLVLLAALATFLLAPSLFEPLLKPLVQENAPAIYNQGSLLVLTLQHLRLVAIATCAAAVVAVLLAILVTRPFGAEFLPLSRSLVNIGQTFPPVAVLALSVPALGFGEKPTLVALFLYGLLPIFENTLTALTTLPGPVMEAARGAGMTDRQRLLRIELPLAMPVILAGIRLSTVIALATATIGSTVAAKTLGEVIIAGLQANNLAFILQGGLIVGALAVLIHDGLTLIERRLGARTGLRRG, encoded by the coding sequence ATGCGGCGCTGGCTCCCTGCCCTTCTGCGCCTTGTCCTCCTGGCGGCGCTCGCCACCTTCCTGCTGGCGCCCTCCCTGTTCGAGCCGCTCCTGAAGCCGCTGGTTCAGGAAAACGCGCCGGCCATCTACAACCAGGGCAGCCTGCTGGTGCTCACGCTGCAGCATCTGCGGCTTGTGGCCATTGCGACCTGCGCCGCGGCCGTGGTGGCTGTGCTGCTCGCTATCCTCGTCACCCGGCCGTTCGGGGCGGAGTTCCTGCCGCTCTCGCGCAGCCTGGTCAATATCGGCCAGACCTTTCCGCCGGTGGCCGTGCTGGCGCTCTCCGTTCCCGCGCTCGGCTTCGGCGAAAAGCCCACACTGGTGGCCTTGTTTCTCTATGGCCTTCTGCCGATTTTCGAAAACACGTTGACCGCGCTCACCACGCTGCCCGGCCCGGTGATGGAAGCGGCCCGTGGCGCCGGCATGACAGACCGTCAGCGGCTGCTGCGCATCGAACTGCCGCTTGCCATGCCGGTCATCCTTGCCGGAATCCGGCTTTCGACCGTCATCGCCCTCGCCACCGCCACGATTGGCTCGACCGTTGCCGCCAAGACGCTGGGCGAGGTCATCATTGCCGGCCTGCAGGCCAACAACCTCGCCTTCATCCTGCAAGGCGGGCTGATCGTCGGCGCGCTCGCCGTTCTCATCCATGACGGCCTGACCCTGATCGAACGCCGGCTCGGCGCACGCACAGGCCTGCGCCGCGGCTGA
- a CDS encoding GGDEF domain-containing protein produces the protein MDQFAFLLPVIFTAFGITFLIVAAYGTASARFWGLGYLLAAAGFLMPIMPDIVPGQVRALVADTLFLSGLTLIGQALSLHFHRPLPVWPRALLVPAGVAAAVIAIFVVDDPTLDATLNDGFALICLGLPLFMLRGRANSAADRLLYGLAIAVALESLLRNLLLISLRSSPIAFDSFLSSTYAFLFQASAAILGLLLALSALAAVTLRTLGTYRDAAERDPLTGLLNRRGFARQAGAIETTGHKGTLIACDLDHFKRINDRFGHMIGDRVIAEFATLLHDTLPPGAIVARFGGEEFVCFLPSLPIAHAAHIAETMRLQFERSADLSAVGERVTASFGLSEWQVGEPNIDASHARADRALYAAKANGRNQVVRSDRLTAHALASRGESAPMALKSASLRRVN, from the coding sequence ATGGATCAGTTCGCCTTTCTTCTGCCGGTCATTTTTACGGCCTTCGGCATCACCTTTCTCATCGTTGCCGCCTATGGCACGGCCTCAGCGCGTTTCTGGGGTCTCGGCTATCTGCTGGCGGCGGCCGGCTTCCTCATGCCGATCATGCCGGACATCGTACCGGGTCAGGTCCGCGCGCTCGTTGCCGACACGCTGTTCCTTAGCGGACTAACCTTGATCGGCCAGGCGCTCAGCCTGCATTTCCACCGGCCGCTGCCGGTCTGGCCGCGTGCCCTGCTGGTGCCCGCCGGCGTGGCCGCGGCCGTCATTGCCATCTTCGTCGTCGATGATCCGACGCTGGACGCCACGCTCAACGATGGGTTCGCGCTGATCTGCCTCGGCCTCCCCCTCTTCATGCTCCGCGGCCGGGCGAATTCTGCCGCCGACCGGCTGCTCTATGGCCTCGCCATCGCAGTCGCGCTCGAAAGCCTGCTGCGCAATCTGCTGCTCATCAGTCTACGCAGCAGCCCGATCGCCTTCGACAGCTTCCTGTCCAGCACCTACGCCTTCCTGTTCCAGGCAAGCGCCGCCATTCTCGGCCTGCTCTTGGCGCTCTCGGCCCTTGCGGCGGTCACGCTGCGCACGCTCGGCACCTATCGCGACGCTGCGGAGCGTGATCCCCTGACCGGGCTTCTCAACCGCCGCGGCTTCGCGCGGCAGGCGGGCGCCATCGAAACGACCGGACACAAAGGCACGCTGATCGCCTGCGACCTCGACCATTTCAAGCGCATCAACGACCGTTTCGGCCATATGATCGGCGACCGCGTCATCGCTGAATTTGCAACTCTTCTGCACGACACCCTGCCGCCCGGCGCCATCGTGGCGCGGTTCGGCGGGGAGGAGTTCGTCTGCTTCCTGCCGTCGCTCCCGATCGCGCATGCGGCGCACATCGCCGAAACCATGCGGCTGCAGTTCGAGCGCAGTGCCGACCTTTCGGCTGTCGGCGAGCGCGTGACGGCGAGCTTCGGCCTGTCGGAATGGCAGGTCGGCGAACCGAACATCGATGCCAGCCATGCGCGCGCCGATCGGGCACTCTATGCGGCCAAGGCCAATGGTCGAAACCAGGTGGTGCGCAGCGACCGCCTGACCGCGCACGCCCTTGCATCACGGGGCGAGTCCGCGCCCATGGCCCTAAAATCCGCTTCGCTTAGACGGGTAAATTGA
- a CDS encoding ABC transporter ATP-binding protein produces MIEIDAITKRYGETTVVDAVTLTIAPRTVTVIVGTSGSGKTTLLRMINRLVEPTSGTIRLDGEDHRSLAPHELRRRIGYAIQGHGLFPHRTVAQNIATVPVLLGWERARIDAKVEELLTLFQLEPALFADRLPHELSGGQQQRVGVARALAAEPNVLLMDEPFGALDPIIRAKAQEDLLSIQKLLGTTIVLVTHDMDEAFHLADRIAVMDKGKVVQYAAPADLVRAPATPFVDELIGAGERPFRLLSIERLGGAVEAGEAEGEPLLETISQREALSELLWRGRRALPVAAVDGRRLGRVTLEGLARQAAQP; encoded by the coding sequence ATGATCGAGATCGATGCCATCACCAAGCGCTACGGCGAGACCACGGTGGTCGACGCGGTCACGCTCACCATCGCGCCACGCACGGTTACCGTCATTGTCGGCACCTCCGGCTCCGGCAAGACAACGCTGCTGCGCATGATCAACCGGCTGGTCGAGCCCACCTCCGGGACGATCCGACTTGATGGCGAGGATCACCGCAGTCTCGCACCGCACGAGCTGCGCCGGCGCATCGGCTATGCGATCCAGGGCCACGGCCTCTTCCCCCACCGCACCGTCGCCCAGAACATCGCCACCGTTCCCGTGCTGCTCGGCTGGGAGCGCGCCCGCATCGATGCCAAGGTGGAAGAGCTGCTCACCCTGTTTCAGCTCGAGCCCGCGCTCTTTGCCGACCGGCTTCCGCACGAGCTTTCCGGCGGGCAGCAGCAGCGTGTCGGTGTGGCGCGCGCCCTTGCGGCCGAGCCGAACGTGCTCCTGATGGACGAGCCATTTGGCGCACTCGATCCGATCATCCGCGCCAAGGCGCAGGAGGATCTGCTGTCGATCCAGAAGCTGCTCGGCACCACGATCGTGCTCGTGACCCATGACATGGACGAGGCCTTCCATCTCGCCGACCGGATTGCCGTCATGGACAAGGGAAAGGTGGTCCAGTATGCCGCGCCCGCCGATCTTGTCAGAGCGCCGGCCACGCCCTTCGTCGACGAATTGATCGGCGCCGGCGAACGGCCGTTCCGTCTCCTGTCGATCGAAAGGCTGGGCGGCGCGGTGGAGGCCGGCGAGGCGGAGGGCGAACCGCTGCTCGAGACGATCAGCCAGCGCGAGGCCCTGTCCGAGCTGTTGTGGCGCGGGCGGCGGGCCCTGCCGGTGGCCGCGGTCGATGGTCGCCGGCTCGGCCGCGTGACGCTGGAAGGCCTCGCCCGGCAGGCAGCCCAACCTTGA
- a CDS encoding ABC transporter substrate-binding protein produces MAVFLSAAASQAQVVVSSKIDTEGGVLGNIILAVLNANKIETTDRVQLGATPVVRKAITAGEIDIYPEYTGNAAFFFEKSEDPAWKDAAKAYEEAKKLDYDANKIVWLTPSPANNTWAVAVRKDVADEHSLKSFSDFGKYVSSGGKVVLAASSEFVNSAAALPAFQTTYGFTLKPDQLITLSGGDTAATIAAAANQTNGANAAMVYGTDGGIAPSGLVVLEDDKGVQPVYQPAPIIREAVLKQHPEIEALLKPVFEKLDLVTLQDLNGRVQVGGEPAKAVAEDFLKKNGFIK; encoded by the coding sequence ATGGCGGTATTTCTCTCTGCCGCCGCGTCACAGGCGCAGGTGGTCGTGTCCTCCAAGATCGACACGGAAGGCGGCGTGCTCGGCAACATCATCCTTGCCGTGCTCAATGCCAACAAGATCGAGACCACCGATCGCGTGCAGCTGGGCGCCACTCCGGTGGTGCGCAAGGCGATCACCGCCGGCGAGATCGACATCTATCCCGAATATACCGGCAATGCCGCCTTCTTCTTCGAAAAGTCCGAGGATCCTGCCTGGAAGGATGCCGCGAAGGCCTATGAGGAAGCCAAGAAGCTCGACTACGACGCCAACAAGATCGTCTGGCTGACCCCGTCTCCGGCCAACAACACCTGGGCGGTCGCCGTGCGCAAGGATGTCGCCGACGAGCACAGCCTGAAGAGCTTCTCCGATTTCGGCAAGTATGTTTCCTCCGGCGGCAAGGTCGTGCTCGCAGCCTCGTCGGAATTCGTCAATTCCGCGGCCGCCCTGCCGGCCTTCCAGACCACCTACGGCTTCACGCTGAAGCCCGACCAGCTGATCACGCTTTCGGGCGGCGACACGGCCGCCACCATCGCCGCCGCCGCCAACCAGACGAACGGCGCCAATGCCGCCATGGTCTATGGCACGGATGGCGGCATCGCCCCCTCGGGCCTCGTGGTGCTGGAAGACGACAAGGGCGTCCAGCCGGTCTATCAGCCGGCGCCGATCATCCGCGAAGCGGTTCTGAAGCAGCATCCCGAGATCGAAGCGCTGTTGAAGCCGGTCTTCGAAAAGCTTGATCTTGTCACGCTTCAGGATCTCAATGGGCGTGTTCAGGTCGGTGGCGAGCCGGCAAAGGCCGTTGCCGAGGACTTTTTGAAGAAGAACGGCTTCATCAAGTAA
- a CDS encoding SMP-30/gluconolactonase/LRE family protein — protein sequence MSFFEVFDPAFRRFVLGNAPVKQLASGFDWAEGPVWFGDAGCLIFSDIPNNRMLRWTPGSGLTTFRSPSNYANGNTRDRQGRLITCEHGTRSVTRTELDGSITTLVDRFEGKRLNSPNDVVVACDGAIWFTDPHYGIASDYEGYKSEQELPCHVYRLDPNGSIRAVATDFNCPNGLAFSPDETRLYVADTGRVGMADPSHIRVFDVSPDGRLSGGGLFHEISPGHADGFRVDTEGHLWSSAGDGVHCLTPDGRLIGKIFVPELVSNLCFGGRARHQLFITATTGLYTITLNRNGMAYF from the coding sequence ATGTCGTTTTTCGAGGTGTTTGATCCGGCGTTTCGGCGCTTCGTACTCGGCAATGCGCCGGTCAAGCAGCTGGCCTCCGGCTTCGACTGGGCGGAAGGCCCGGTCTGGTTCGGCGATGCGGGCTGCCTGATCTTCTCCGACATTCCGAACAACCGTATGCTCCGCTGGACGCCCGGCAGCGGGCTCACCACCTTCCGCAGTCCCTCGAACTACGCCAACGGCAACACGCGCGACCGACAGGGCCGGCTGATCACCTGCGAACATGGCACGCGCAGCGTGACCCGCACCGAACTCGACGGATCGATCACCACGCTTGTCGACCGGTTCGAGGGAAAGCGTCTCAACTCTCCCAATGACGTGGTGGTGGCTTGCGATGGCGCGATCTGGTTTACCGACCCGCACTACGGCATTGCCAGCGATTATGAAGGCTACAAGAGCGAGCAGGAGCTGCCCTGCCATGTCTATCGGCTGGATCCGAACGGATCGATCCGGGCGGTGGCAACGGATTTCAACTGCCCGAATGGTCTGGCCTTCAGTCCCGATGAGACCCGCCTCTACGTGGCGGATACCGGCCGGGTCGGCATGGCGGATCCGAGCCATATTCGCGTCTTCGACGTCTCGCCGGATGGCAGGTTGAGCGGCGGCGGCCTCTTTCACGAGATCTCTCCCGGCCATGCCGATGGATTCCGGGTCGATACCGAAGGCCATCTCTGGTCCTCCGCCGGCGATGGCGTCCATTGCCTGACGCCGGATGGGCGGCTGATCGGCAAGATCTTCGTGCCGGAGCTCGTCTCCAACCTTTGCTTTGGCGGGCGAGCGCGCCATCAGCTGTTCATTACCGCGACGACCGGTCTTTATACGATCACGCTCAACCGCAACGGCATGGCCTATTTCTAG
- the gnd gene encoding phosphogluconate dehydrogenase (NAD(+)-dependent, decarboxylating), whose product MQIGMMGLGRMGANMVRRLLRGGHACVVYDINPANVEALVREGATGASSIEDLVSKLSKPATVWLMLPAAITGENVERVAGQMVPGDIIIDGGNSFYHDDVDRAEALSSREINYLDVGTSGGVWGLERGYCLMIGGPDHAVAHLDPIFATLSPGGTGRTDEDREALRTADRGYLHCGPSGSGHFVKMVHNGIEYGMMAAYAEGMNLLKAANAGKQSRTADAETSPLQQPKYYQFDLDLAAIAEVWRHGSVVSSWLLDLTAEALRHDPTLADFGGRVSDSGEGRWTVKAAIDTGVPVPVLSSALYQRFTSQGESEFADKLLSAMRFAFGGHHEKPKS is encoded by the coding sequence ATCAACCCCGCAAACGTCGAGGCCCTCGTCAGGGAAGGGGCAACGGGCGCCAGCTCGATCGAGGATCTGGTCTCGAAGCTTTCCAAGCCCGCCACAGTCTGGCTCATGCTGCCGGCCGCGATCACCGGCGAGAATGTGGAGCGCGTGGCGGGCCAGATGGTCCCGGGCGACATCATCATCGACGGCGGCAACTCCTTCTACCATGACGATGTCGATCGCGCCGAAGCGCTCTCGTCTCGGGAGATCAACTATCTCGATGTCGGCACCAGCGGCGGGGTCTGGGGGCTGGAGCGCGGCTATTGCCTGATGATCGGCGGGCCCGACCACGCGGTCGCCCATCTTGACCCGATCTTCGCAACGCTGTCTCCCGGCGGTACAGGGCGCACGGACGAGGACCGGGAAGCGCTGCGCACCGCAGACCGCGGCTATCTCCATTGCGGGCCGAGCGGCTCGGGCCATTTCGTCAAGATGGTGCATAACGGCATCGAATACGGCATGATGGCCGCCTATGCCGAAGGCATGAACCTGTTGAAGGCGGCCAATGCCGGCAAGCAGAGCCGCACGGCCGATGCCGAGACCAGCCCGCTGCAGCAGCCGAAATATTACCAGTTCGATCTCGACCTAGCCGCCATCGCCGAGGTCTGGCGCCATGGCAGCGTGGTCAGCTCCTGGCTGCTCGACCTGACGGCCGAAGCGCTGCGCCATGATCCGACGCTTGCCGATTTCGGCGGCCGTGTTTCGGATTCCGGCGAAGGCCGCTGGACGGTGAAGGCAGCGATCGACACCGGCGTCCCGGTCCCGGTGCTCTCTTCCGCCCTTTATCAGCGCTTCACCTCGCAGGGCGAATCCGAGTTTGCCGACAAGCTGCTCTCCGCCATGCGCTTCGCCTTCGGCGGACACCACGAAAAGCCGAAGAGCTGA
- a CDS encoding ABC transporter permease — protein MDRGDGVRRGIDKLGVIVAAMIVYGGFFAPFVSFRANRIVPGEARSLFEALPMSAALFLSALLVLSVVFVVLRTPTGLRLGLAAIVLAALTLIVGHAGTALTPPGNSYARVAPASGFWILLFAFGLLAADAIARLKPSPLLRVGLLGLALSGLVLLLASGAWDGLSLLKEYAGRADVFWQEAGKHVSLALGSLVSSVVVGLPLGILCHRVKALRDAVLNALNLIQTIPSIALFGILIGPLGWIAATVPGAAALGIRGIGMAPAFVALFLYSLLPVVANTVIGLAGVPREANEAARGVGMTDRQRLLRIEFPLALPVILTGIRIVLVQNIGLATIAALIGGGGFGVFVFQGIGQTAMDLVLLGAVPTVLLAFAAAILLDALIEANAPARKGKSPA, from the coding sequence ATGGACCGGGGAGACGGCGTGAGGCGAGGCATCGACAAGCTCGGCGTAATCGTGGCCGCCATGATCGTCTATGGCGGCTTTTTCGCGCCGTTCGTCTCCTTCAGGGCCAACCGCATCGTTCCCGGCGAGGCCCGCAGCCTGTTTGAGGCGCTGCCAATGTCGGCGGCGTTGTTTCTCTCCGCTCTTCTCGTCCTTTCGGTTGTCTTTGTGGTGCTGCGCACGCCAACCGGCCTTCGCCTCGGCCTCGCAGCCATTGTCCTGGCCGCATTGACCCTGATCGTCGGCCATGCCGGAACCGCCCTGACCCCACCGGGCAACAGCTATGCCCGCGTCGCGCCGGCATCCGGTTTCTGGATCCTGCTCTTTGCCTTCGGCCTGCTCGCTGCCGATGCCATCGCTCGGCTCAAGCCGTCGCCGCTTCTGCGCGTCGGCCTGTTGGGGCTCGCGCTGAGCGGGCTTGTCCTTCTGCTCGCGTCCGGCGCCTGGGATGGCCTGTCCCTGCTCAAGGAATATGCAGGTCGCGCCGATGTCTTCTGGCAGGAGGCGGGCAAGCACGTATCACTGGCGCTCGGCTCGCTCGTCTCCTCCGTCGTCGTCGGCCTGCCGCTCGGCATTCTCTGCCACCGGGTCAAAGCCCTGCGCGATGCGGTGCTGAACGCACTGAACCTGATCCAGACCATCCCGTCGATCGCCCTGTTCGGCATTCTGATCGGTCCGCTCGGCTGGATCGCCGCCACAGTGCCGGGCGCTGCCGCGCTTGGCATTCGCGGCATCGGCATGGCGCCGGCTTTCGTGGCGCTGTTTCTCTATTCCCTGCTGCCCGTCGTCGCCAATACGGTGATCGGCCTTGCCGGTGTCCCGCGCGAAGCAAACGAGGCTGCCCGCGGCGTGGGCATGACCGACCGGCAGCGGCTTCTGCGGATCGAATTTCCGCTGGCGCTGCCCGTCATCCTGACCGGCATTCGCATCGTTCTGGTGCAGAATATCGGACTCGCCACCATCGCCGCGCTGATCGGCGGCGGCGGCTTCGGCGTTTTCGTCTTTCAAGGCATCGGCCAGACGGCGATGGATCTGGTGCTTCTCGGCGCCGTGCCCACCGTCCTCCTGGCCTTCGCCGCTGCCATTCTCCTCGATGCCCTGATCGAGGCCAACGCGCCCGCACGCAAAGGGAAGAGCCCCGCATGA
- a CDS encoding AI-2E family transporter produces MGADSAGRNFGTPLGATLRRDASARSRFTGSTLVILIGVAAVLKIGQEIFVPLALSLLLTFTLAPIVSFLRKRSVPKIAAVILAVASAFCAIGIFSVVVATQVTNLADNIPTYQRNIVTKVQALAAASSGSGVLDHLSQVVERVGTEIQNRAVESKDEAAAPVPAMPEAREPLPVEIITRANPIQTLGNFILPLINPFATAGLIIVLVIFMLLEREELRDRFIRLVGLSDLHRTTAALQDAGKRVGRYLLMQLVVNALYAIPITIGLWALGIPNAILWGMLTLVLRFVPYIGPVIGMILPLFLALAISPGWSLVLWVAALFITVELISNNVIEPWLYGAHTGLSPLAIIISAIFWSWLWGPLGLMLSTPLTVCLVVLGRYVPQFSFLDVLLGNEPVLEPQEKLYQRLLAGDPNEATDNAEDFLEEDYLIDYYEKIGLPALMLGELDRQRGVMSDTQLGLFAASAGTLVTNLDEIADEEEREEEEDSADPAAQTAGDGEAELELPDGRGRRVLCLGGRGVIDDAAASMLAQVLEVQGAEVVTAPLDGKENRSTRDLPITGIDTVVIAFMNGNSKSHARHLTRRLKRLDPGLRVGLLIPFANGQDHPRITSEETNADFTVLSLTDAVRAALSEAQAVELKLVTRRLARPRVRLSQVANG; encoded by the coding sequence GTGGGGGCAGACAGTGCAGGACGCAATTTCGGCACGCCGCTGGGGGCCACGCTGCGGCGCGATGCCTCCGCGCGCAGCCGGTTTACCGGCAGCACGCTGGTCATCCTGATCGGCGTCGCGGCCGTGTTGAAGATCGGCCAGGAAATCTTCGTTCCGCTGGCGCTGTCTCTCCTGCTCACCTTCACGCTCGCGCCGATCGTCTCCTTCCTGCGCAAGCGCTCGGTGCCGAAGATCGCCGCCGTCATCCTGGCTGTCGCCTCCGCCTTCTGCGCGATCGGGATCTTCAGCGTCGTCGTCGCCACCCAAGTGACCAATCTTGCCGATAATATTCCAACCTATCAGCGCAACATCGTCACCAAGGTTCAAGCTCTGGCGGCGGCCAGTTCCGGCAGCGGCGTGCTCGATCATCTGAGCCAGGTGGTGGAACGCGTCGGCACGGAAATCCAGAACCGGGCAGTGGAAAGCAAGGATGAGGCCGCCGCGCCGGTGCCCGCCATGCCGGAAGCGCGCGAACCGCTGCCGGTGGAGATCATCACCCGCGCCAACCCGATCCAGACGCTGGGCAACTTCATCCTGCCGCTGATCAACCCCTTCGCCACGGCCGGCCTGATCATCGTGCTGGTCATCTTCATGCTGCTGGAACGCGAGGAGCTGCGGGACCGCTTCATCCGTCTTGTGGGCCTGAGCGACCTGCACAGGACGACGGCAGCGCTGCAGGACGCTGGCAAGCGGGTCGGGCGCTATCTTCTCATGCAGCTGGTCGTCAACGCGCTCTATGCCATCCCGATCACGATCGGGCTTTGGGCGCTCGGCATTCCCAACGCCATTCTCTGGGGCATGCTGACCCTGGTGCTGCGCTTCGTGCCCTATATCGGCCCGGTCATCGGGATGATCCTGCCGCTCTTCCTGGCGCTTGCCATTTCGCCGGGTTGGTCGCTCGTGCTCTGGGTTGCGGCGCTGTTCATCACCGTCGAGCTGATCAGCAACAATGTCATCGAACCCTGGCTCTATGGCGCCCATACCGGACTCTCGCCGCTCGCCATCATCATCTCGGCGATCTTCTGGTCCTGGCTCTGGGGACCTCTGGGGCTGATGCTGTCCACCCCGCTCACCGTCTGCCTCGTCGTGCTCGGCCGCTATGTGCCGCAGTTCAGCTTCCTTGACGTGCTTCTCGGCAACGAGCCGGTTCTGGAGCCGCAGGAAAAGCTCTACCAGCGTCTCCTGGCCGGCGATCCGAACGAAGCGACCGACAATGCCGAAGACTTCCTCGAAGAGGATTATCTGATCGACTATTACGAGAAGATCGGTCTGCCCGCATTGATGCTCGGCGAACTCGATCGCCAGCGCGGGGTGATGTCGGATACGCAGCTGGGGCTGTTTGCCGCCAGCGCCGGCACGCTCGTTACGAATCTCGACGAGATTGCCGACGAGGAAGAGCGGGAGGAAGAGGAAGACAGTGCCGATCCGGCAGCGCAGACTGCCGGGGACGGCGAGGCCGAGCTGGAGCTGCCCGACGGACGCGGGCGCCGGGTGCTGTGCCTTGGCGGACGTGGCGTCATCGACGATGCCGCCGCCTCGATGCTTGCTCAGGTGCTGGAGGTTCAGGGAGCAGAGGTGGTGACCGCGCCGCTCGACGGCAAGGAAAACCGATCCACCCGCGACCTGCCGATCACGGGGATCGATACGGTGGTGATCGCCTTCATGAACGGCAATTCGAAATCCCATGCCCGGCATCTGACACGGCGGCTGAAGCGCCTTGACCCCGGCCTTCGTGTCGGCCTGCTCATTCCCTTTGCCAACGGACAGGATCATCCGAGGATCACCTCGGAAGAGACCAATGCCGATTTCACGGTCTTGAGCCTGACCGACGCCGTCCGCGCCGCCTTGAGCGAGGCGCAGGCGGTCGAGCTGAAGCTGGTGACCCGCCGGCTTGCCCGGCCGCGCGTGCGGCTGAGCCAGGTGGCGAACGGCTGA